The Prionailurus viverrinus isolate Anna chromosome B1, UM_Priviv_1.0, whole genome shotgun sequence genome includes the window agttTCCCTAATGCCCAATGAGGCAATGGTACAAAAACAGGGACTTACATCACTTCGACGTTGGCACAGTGGGGTCCTGCCCTGAGCACCTCCAAATTCTGGATGTTACTTGGGTGAATGCCAGAGACGGTTTTCATACACAGGCAGCGAAGTTCAACGAACGGCTCCACGTCTGCACGTTTAGCTAGGGTAGAAAGCGTGACTCTGTTAGTGGTCCCGATTCTTGCGGAGATCTTATCTAGTGGCTTGTTTCCTTAGCCCCTTATTTGTTAACTGTGCCGCTCTCCTAAAGTCGCTGCGTCTATGACCGTCCGATCTTTAGTAGAGTACCCTGGCAGAATGCCTTGGCACACGTGAAGTGCCCACTaagccttccctctcctcccGGAGGTACTGGTGTAACGGCCTCTCCAGCCCCAGGAGCGACCGTGCAGACTttcccccaggccctgctgcagccGAAGCAGCCACAGCTGCAGAGAGGCAGGGACTCCACTCTCAGCGCTCCCGCAGTTTCTCTTACTTAACCCAGAGGGAACCAGCGTGCTCAGGAACAGCGACAGCAGTAGCAAGCCCTGTAGGACCGGAAGCCGGCTGGTGCTGGAGCAGGAGGAGGTAGGACGGAGGCCCATGGTGGAGACGTCTAAGCTGGAGTCGGTCCTGGAGGCCTCGGTGCGAGGGCGAATTGCTGCCTCCAAGTCTGCGGTCATGGTGTCTCATGCTCTCCCGATGCCTTTTATACAAGCCCCTCGAGGCCAGCAGGGAGAAAAAAGATAGGGAAGAAGGGATGGTGTGTGGAAATACATGTGGGAGGATGGGCAAGTTGTGCTCAACCCAGATAAACACCAGGCAGGTCGGGGTTCCTGCTCAATTTTATTTGTACTTCCCTTCACACTGTGCTCTCCacaccccccttcccccattcttaGTACCCATA containing:
- the LOC125163893 gene encoding platelet basic protein-like, with amino-acid sequence MTADLEAAIRPRTEASRTDSSLDVSTMGLRPTSSCSSTSRLPVLQGLLLLSLFLSTLVPSGLTKRADVEPFVELRCLCMKTVSGIHPSNIQNLEVLRAGPHCANVEVIATLKNGNKVCLDPEAPKIKKIVQKILESSGSMA